From Coriobacteriia bacterium, the proteins below share one genomic window:
- the rfbG gene encoding CDP-glucose 4,6-dehydratase, with protein sequence MASAIRLPDPRSAFAGRRILLTGHTGFKGSWLTRWLLDMGAEVTGLALEPDSSPALFAEMLLAHHMDSRIGDIRDSERVARVFAEVRPEVVFHLAAQPAVLRSYAEPRYTFDTNVMGTVNVLEAVRSSTETRAVVNVTTDKVYENPETGEAFVEESILGGRDPYSASKACSEIVSASYRRSFLSDGGAAIATARSGNVIGGGDWSNDRIIPDVVRALAVGEPVRIRRPETIRPWQHVLEPLAGYLSLAAALLERGQEFADAFNFGPEPEDVHTVRELVECALGAWGAGEWDVPDSGEAPYEAGMLVLDIAKAKRELGWRPVWDFQTAVERTVTWYQRVGEGESPTDVTRDDLAAYTAAMGA encoded by the coding sequence ATGGCGTCGGCTATCCGCTTGCCTGACCCGAGAAGCGCCTTTGCGGGTCGAAGGATCCTTCTCACCGGCCACACGGGGTTCAAGGGATCGTGGCTCACTCGCTGGCTGCTCGACATGGGCGCGGAGGTCACCGGGTTGGCCCTGGAGCCGGACTCGTCGCCCGCGCTGTTTGCTGAGATGCTGCTTGCGCATCACATGGACAGTCGTATCGGAGACATCCGCGATTCCGAGCGCGTTGCGCGCGTCTTCGCCGAGGTTCGTCCCGAGGTGGTGTTCCATCTGGCGGCACAGCCGGCGGTACTTCGTTCCTACGCCGAGCCGCGCTACACGTTCGATACCAACGTGATGGGGACCGTCAACGTCCTCGAGGCCGTGCGGTCGAGCACCGAGACGCGTGCGGTGGTCAACGTCACCACCGACAAGGTCTACGAGAATCCCGAGACAGGCGAGGCGTTCGTCGAGGAGTCGATCCTCGGTGGTCGCGACCCGTACTCGGCGAGCAAGGCGTGCTCCGAGATCGTCAGCGCATCGTACCGGCGCTCGTTCCTCTCGGATGGCGGGGCCGCAATCGCCACTGCGCGCTCGGGCAACGTCATCGGCGGCGGGGACTGGTCCAACGACCGCATCATCCCTGACGTCGTGCGCGCGCTTGCTGTGGGCGAGCCCGTGCGAATCCGCAGGCCTGAGACCATCCGACCGTGGCAGCATGTCTTGGAGCCGCTCGCGGGCTACCTGTCCCTTGCCGCGGCCCTCTTGGAGCGGGGTCAGGAGTTCGCCGACGCGTTCAACTTCGGACCGGAGCCCGAGGATGTCCACACCGTTCGCGAGCTGGTCGAGTGCGCGCTGGGTGCCTGGGGAGCGGGCGAGTGGGACGTGCCGGATTCGGGCGAGGCGCCCTATGAGGCCGGGATGCTCGTGCTCGACATCGCCAAGGCCAAGCGAGAGCTCGGTTGGCGGCCCGTCTGGGACTTCCAGACGGCGGTGGAGCGCACGGTCACCTGGTACCAGCGTGTGGGCGAAGGCGAGAGCCCGACCGACGTGACCCGGGACGACCTCGCGGCGTACACGGCCGCGATGGGGGCGTAG